A window of Castanea sativa cultivar Marrone di Chiusa Pesio chromosome 1, ASM4071231v1 contains these coding sequences:
- the LOC142633159 gene encoding putative F-box/kelch-repeat protein At1g15680 has translation MPNLLVSYEVKKNKMFSEEIYLPDFLTRSDYVSIVASSNGLLLFRLCEYDRNAYYVCSLITKEWFALPQPGIDRNIMLDGFASRLEGGVITIYKVLRCLYNGEPGENEFVTAEIYSSETGEWSSEFQVKWDRPSYRSTAKAVAACNGIVYWLSPGGGGIKAYNLYDGPTDCCNLINLPGDRDLDSVNGGLDHKACVICVKEGYGVVPYNLRTRRLEKPASHAMLGWSETLSYVLPAWPTPIPKQEV, from the exons ATGCCAAACCTTTTAGTTTCATACGAGgtgaaaaagaacaaaatgttCTCTGAAGAGATATATCTTCCTGATTTTCTCACTAGATCAGATTACGTTTCTATCGTAGCATCAAGCAACGGCTTGTTGTTGTTTAGATTGTGCGAGTATGATAGAAACGCGTACTATGTGTGCAGCCTTATTACTAAGGAATGGTTTGCACTGCCTCAACCTGGTATTGATCGCAACATAATGCTAGATGGGTTTGCTTCACGTTTGGAAGGCGGGgtcattacaatttacaaagtGTTGCGCTGTTTATATAATGGAGAGCCAGGAGAAAATGAGTTTGTCACTGCAGAGATATACTCTTCTGAGACTGGTGAATGGAGCAGTGAGTTTCAAGTGAAATGGGATAGACCCAGTTACCGTTCCACAGCTAAAGCTGTTGCGGCTTGCAATGGAATTGTGTATTGGCTTAGCCCTGGAGGTGGTGGCATTAAAGCCTATAACCTCTATGATGGTCCTACAGATTGTtgtaatttgatcaatttgccGGGTGATAGGGACTTGGATAGTGTAAATGGAGGACTTGATCACAAAGCATGTGTGATTTGTGTCAAGGAGGGCTACG GTGTTGTACCATATAATCTTCGAACTAGAAGGTTGGAGAAGCCAGCTTCTCATGCCATGCTTGGATGGTCTGAGACACTCTCTTATGTGCTCCCTGCTTGGCCTACCCCAATTCCAAAACAAGAAGTATAG
- the LOC142621953 gene encoding protein NRT1/ PTR FAMILY 5.8-like translates to MAGGQRTKSLSKSCILLIVLAGMERFAFKGVASNLVTYLTDVVKMSNSSAAKAVNSWCGFTSMLPLLVAPLADSYWDRYSTILNSSFLYAAGLVALTSSTALALAWSSSKNKTMSSSFLFLSLYLVSIGQGAYNPSLQAFGADQLDDDEELPCSKNENKSHKKSTFFQWWYFGVCSGSLLGVTVMSYIQDTFGWVLGFTIPMTAMVTSVAFFCCGRRMFIYKQNDAIFNNPFESIVQAFKAAKSKFMYCEVKLSNYKADKVELELQEKPLCHEEFDSIKDLEANPRNGVPMFDNVKVVLRLLPIWTMLLMFAVIFQQPATFFTKQGMTMKRNIGSFKIPPATLQSAITLSIILLMPLYDKILIPITQLITRDEKGISVMKRMGIGMFLSIIAMIIAAIVETKRLEISRNMEKLESHSETVPLSIFWLLPQYVLLGISDIFTVVGMQEFFYNEVPVRMRTMGFALYTSVFGVGSYLSALSISLVEIFTSSKEGHGWFSDNMNEACLAKFYWLLALLSTLSFLFYMILCKCYISRAELENENCK, encoded by the exons ATGGCTGGAGGTCAGAGAACAAAGAGTCTAAGCAAGTCATGCATTCTTCTAATAG TGCTAGCTGGTATGGAGAGGTTTGCATTCAAAGGGGTGGCATCAAATTTAGTGACTTATCTCACAGATGTTGTGAAGATGAGCAACTCTTCTGCAGCCAAAGCGGTTAACAGTTGGTGTGGGTTTACTTCTATGTTGCCACTGCTAGTGGCACCTCTTGCTGACTCTTATTGGGATAGATATTCCACCATATTGAACTCTTCTTTCCTCTATGCTGCT GGGCTTGTGGCATTGACATCATCAACTGCATTGGCATTGGCATGGTCTTcttctaaaaacaaaacaatgtcTTCTTCATTTCTGTTTTTGTCGCTATACTTGGTTTCAATAGGCCAAGGTGCATATAACCCATCGTTGCAAGCCTTTGGAGCAGATCAACTCGATGATGATGAGGAATTGCCCTGTAGCAAAAACGAGAATAAGTCTCATAAAAAGAGTACATTCTTCCAATGGTGGTATTTTGGTGTTTGTAGTGGAAGCCTGTTGGGTGTCACAGTTATGTCCTACATCCAAGATACCTTTGGTTGGGTACTGGGATTTACCATTCCCATGACAGCAATGGTAACATCGGTTGCATTTTTCTGTTGCGGAAGACGgatgtttatttataaacaaaatgatGCTATCTTTAATAATCCCTTTGAGAGCATAGTTCAAGCTTTCAAAGCagccaaatcaaaatttatGTACTGTGAAGTCAAGTTATCAAATTACAAAGCTGATAAGGTTGAGCTAGA GCTTCAAGAGAAACCTCTTTGTCACGAAGAGTTTGACAGCATAAAGGACTTGGAAGCGAACCCAAGAAATGGCGTACCCATGTTTGACAACGTCAAAGTAGTGCTGCGGCTTTTGCCCATATGGACAATGCTTCTAATGTTTGCAGTAATTTTTCAACAACCTGCAACATTCTTTACTAAACAAGGTATGACAATGAAGAGGAACATTGGAAGCTTCAAGATTCCACCGGCTACACTACAGAGTGCTATTACATTGTCTATAATTCTTCTAATGCCTTTATATGACAAGATTTTGATCCCGATTACACAACTGATAACTCGAGATGAAAAAGGTATTAGTGTAATGAAAAGAATGGGGATAGGAATGTTTCTCTCTATCATAGCCATGATCATTGCAGCAATTGTTGAAACAAAGAGGCTGGAGATTAGCAGAAATATGGAAAAACTTGAATCACATTCAGAAACGGTACCTCTAAGCATATTTTGGTTGCTGCCTCAATACGTTCTCTTGGGCATTTCAGACATTTTCACTGTTGTTGGGATGCAAGAGTTCTTTTACAATGAAGTTCCTGTTAGAATGAGAACCATGGGGTTTGCTCTATACACTAGTGTTTTTGGTGTGGGAAGCTACTTGAGTGCCTTATCAATTTCCCTTGTTGAAATCTTTACCAGCTCAAAAGAAGGGCATGGCTGGTTCTCTGACAACATGAATGAAGCTTGCCTAGCCAAATTCTACTGGCTTCTAGCCTTGTTAAGTACATTGAGCtttctattttacatgattttgtGTAAGTGTTACATAAGTAGGGCTGAATTGGAGAATGAAAACTGTAAATGA